The proteins below are encoded in one region of Sneathia sanguinegens:
- a CDS encoding PASTA domain-containing protein, protein MLSVKKIRIINFLLFLILIFISRKIIIDNFFNETMVTVPNVINLEKDEAIKALKKSKLDASIISARSNDVPLNFVYSQTPRAGEVVKKNRAIKIYVNENRTNKIPELVGKTLTEAMRYLEENNIEIKRVDYIHTDRPDDEVLSVYPNNGKIAFGEKICLLVSTHSTISNNKMPNIVGLDVNEANRVLAQIGLKITNISRVTNTTYPNNVIVSSEPNTDMPLTPNTIISVVISEQKEATENKEKEKIKQESIDNIIKKALNDKMPDNKEDKKETKDTKDTNKGSEGN, encoded by the coding sequence ATGTTGAGTGTAAAAAAAATAAGAATAATTAATTTTTTACTTTTTTTGATTTTGATATTCATTTCAAGAAAAATAATAATAGATAATTTTTTTAATGAAACTATGGTTACTGTACCTAATGTTATAAATCTAGAAAAAGATGAAGCAATCAAGGCATTGAAAAAATCAAAATTAGATGCAAGTATAATCAGTGCAAGATCAAATGATGTTCCCCTTAACTTTGTATATTCGCAAACACCAAGAGCAGGAGAAGTAGTTAAAAAAAATAGAGCAATTAAAATATATGTTAATGAAAATAGAACAAATAAAATACCTGAATTAGTTGGAAAAACTTTAACTGAGGCTATGAGATATCTTGAAGAAAATAATATAGAGATAAAAAGAGTAGATTATATTCATACAGATAGACCAGATGATGAAGTGCTATCAGTATATCCAAATAATGGGAAAATTGCTTTTGGTGAAAAAATTTGTTTATTAGTATCAACACATTCAACTATAAGTAATAATAAGATGCCTAATATAGTAGGCTTAGATGTTAATGAAGCAAATAGAGTTTTAGCACAAATAGGATTAAAAATAACTAATATAAGTAGAGTTACAAATACAACTTATCCAAATAATGTTATAGTTTCAAGTGAACCTAATACTGATATGCCACTAACTCCTAATACAATAATAAGTGTTGTAATAAGTGAACAAAAAGAAGCAACAGAAAATAAGGAAAAAGAAAAAATAAAACAAGAAAGTATAGATAATATAATAAAAAAAGCACTTAACGATAAGATGCCGGATAATAAAGAGGATAAAAAAGAAACAAAAGATACAAAAGATACAAATAAAGGAAGTGAAGGAAATTAG